One Acinetobacter pullicarnis genomic region harbors:
- a CDS encoding ExeM/NucH family extracellular endonuclease has protein sequence MKNLKPHTLALSLLLLGVSAPSYAQLMFSQYIDGNSNRKGLEVFNPDAATVRLEDYEIQLFSNGSQTKTMTVALTGSLATQQKHLVGRSELQTLLGNKVKQVAALNFNGDDAIVLLYKGTPVDRFGRVGEFFEKTGWGKGPTSFNQSFSRTKKTNPVTSIDQAAVFDLESEWGIWDDRNNFDKYLGSDNTPPVTENISCSSSDTPIADLHKAKLDARYIVRGVVTADYRYANGMSGLYIQTQDSKAKPNLSNAIFVYIPASSKVKGGQVGQEVVLSGRLTNFQNQLQMDQLNQDILSCNQQAAHLVTPLEVKLPFSSLTDATGNVPKRYQGMLVKIPQTLTVSENYDYSRYGQLALSLGRLYIPTNLHPANSAEAKALAQQNLLSKIILDDGYNAQNLTPWLPQNFSAQNTVRSGNQLKNVEGILEYRFNAWRIQPIAGKPKPELVTSVNPRSSIQAKTASQIRVAAFNVLNYDNARGAEGKDFKTERGASSYQEFKKQHAKIVSALKAIDADVYGLMEIGNNGYDEKSAVASLTKALGPDWKYVTPPNMDKLGTDVIAVAIIYNSKRVKPVNVTAVFDDLSEKNRVTMAQSFQPIQGGKTFTVVPNHLKSKGSCDKATGLDQDQKDGQGCWNPTRVKHVDALIQWMAKNPTQAQQPNYLLVGDMNSYAKEDPILALEKAKFKVLLNDEKVGQGKTAYSYVFGVNSNADGYGGAGNLDHAIADHNLYPWVKRSFTWAINADEPTALDYNEEYKTPEQIEAFYHADAYRSSDHDPVIVDLDFNPPTISDESKGGGGSFGVWSIFGLMGLALSAVLGRRRK, from the coding sequence ATGAAAAATTTAAAACCACATACGCTCGCTTTAAGTTTATTGTTACTCGGGGTTTCTGCACCGAGTTATGCTCAATTGATGTTTAGCCAATATATTGATGGGAATTCTAATCGCAAAGGTTTAGAAGTTTTTAATCCAGATGCAGCCACTGTTCGTTTGGAAGATTATGAAATCCAGTTGTTTAGTAATGGTTCGCAAACAAAAACCATGACGGTTGCATTAACGGGATCACTTGCGACTCAGCAAAAACATTTGGTAGGTCGGAGCGAACTACAAACGTTGCTTGGCAATAAGGTGAAGCAAGTTGCGGCATTAAATTTTAATGGCGATGATGCGATCGTTTTACTCTACAAAGGTACGCCAGTTGATCGCTTTGGGCGTGTTGGTGAGTTTTTTGAGAAAACCGGATGGGGAAAAGGGCCAACCAGTTTTAATCAAAGTTTTAGTCGGACTAAAAAAACCAATCCAGTCACTTCAATTGATCAAGCAGCGGTATTTGATTTAGAAAGCGAGTGGGGGATCTGGGACGATCGTAATAATTTTGATAAATATTTAGGCTCAGATAATACGCCACCGGTTACTGAAAATATCAGTTGTAGCTCAAGCGATACCCCAATTGCGGATTTGCACAAAGCCAAATTAGATGCGCGTTATATTGTGCGTGGGGTGGTTACCGCAGATTATCGCTATGCCAATGGGATGTCAGGTTTATATATACAGACCCAGGACAGTAAGGCCAAGCCAAATCTCAGCAATGCTATTTTTGTTTATATCCCTGCCAGCAGTAAGGTCAAAGGCGGACAGGTTGGGCAAGAAGTGGTGTTGAGTGGGCGTTTAACCAATTTTCAAAACCAGCTACAAATGGATCAGCTCAATCAAGATATCTTGAGCTGTAATCAACAAGCAGCACATTTGGTAACGCCTTTAGAGGTTAAATTGCCATTTAGCAGTTTGACTGACGCCACAGGCAATGTGCCCAAACGCTATCAAGGCATGTTGGTTAAAATTCCACAGACTTTAACGGTTAGTGAAAACTACGATTACAGTCGTTATGGTCAATTGGCTTTAAGCCTTGGACGTTTATATATTCCAACCAATTTACATCCTGCTAATTCTGCCGAAGCCAAAGCTTTGGCGCAGCAAAATCTACTGTCTAAAATTATTTTAGATGATGGTTATAATGCACAGAATTTAACCCCTTGGTTGCCACAAAATTTTAGTGCCCAAAATACAGTAAGATCGGGTAATCAATTAAAAAATGTGGAAGGGATTTTAGAATATCGCTTCAATGCTTGGCGCATTCAACCAATAGCGGGTAAGCCTAAACCTGAGCTAGTCACTAGCGTTAATCCTCGTAGCAGTATTCAAGCCAAAACAGCCAGCCAGATTCGTGTGGCGGCATTTAATGTGTTGAATTATGACAACGCACGCGGTGCTGAGGGTAAAGACTTTAAAACTGAACGGGGTGCTTCCAGTTATCAAGAGTTCAAAAAACAACATGCGAAAATCGTCAGCGCATTAAAAGCCATTGATGCTGATGTTTATGGTTTGATGGAAATTGGCAATAATGGCTATGATGAAAAAAGTGCGGTAGCCAGCTTAACCAAAGCCTTAGGTCCAGATTGGAAATATGTTACACCACCGAACATGGATAAACTCGGAACGGATGTGATTGCCGTTGCGATTATTTACAACAGTAAACGGGTTAAACCTGTCAATGTAACGGCCGTTTTTGATGATTTGAGTGAAAAAAACCGCGTCACCATGGCGCAAAGTTTTCAACCAATCCAAGGTGGAAAAACCTTTACTGTGGTACCCAACCATCTTAAATCGAAAGGCAGTTGTGATAAGGCCACAGGTTTAGATCAAGATCAGAAAGATGGTCAAGGCTGTTGGAACCCAACTCGCGTCAAGCATGTTGATGCATTAATTCAATGGATGGCAAAAAATCCAACACAAGCGCAACAACCAAACTACTTATTAGTTGGTGATATGAATAGCTATGCCAAAGAAGATCCAATCTTGGCATTAGAAAAAGCTAAATTTAAAGTCTTGCTCAATGATGAAAAAGTTGGACAGGGTAAAACGGCCTATAGCTATGTATTTGGTGTCAACTCGAATGCTGATGGTTATGGCGGTGCAGGTAACTTAGACCACGCCATTGCAGATCATAATCTCTATCCTTGGGTAAAACGTAGTTTTACTTGGGCAATTAATGCAGATGAACCAACAGCCTTAGACTATAACGAAGAATATAAAACGCCTGAGCAAATCGAAGCGTTCTATCATGCCGATGCTTATCGTTCATCCGATCATGATCCCGTTATTGTCGATTTAGACTTTAATCCGCCAACCATCTCAGATGAAAGCAAAGGTGGCGGTGGATCATTTGGCGTGTGGTCAATCTTTGGTTTGATGGGGCTTGCACTTAGCGCAGTATTGGGACGTCGTAGAAAGTAA